GATAAGGAGAACATCACCCCAACTGCTGTGCAGTATGTTAACTCGAGTCCTCTACCGATTTACTAATCAAGCTGTAAATTGAACATTTGGGCATCCCGAGAACATTTTGGACAAATTCCAAACATTTCATCTTTTCAAAGaaacttgtttaaaaagaaagtaaatGAAAGCTgtaataaagataaactttattaatcccccatgggggaaattttttcattacaacagctcaagaaagcaggaaacaggaatataattattaaaaataacaagaagttaaaaatcaaacatatgtacatcagttaaataaaggcagaaaaaatacaataatagaataataccaggtatgtacacttccacttgtggaaagacttattattaaaaacacacacgatGTGTGGAGCGGTATAATAAGAGGTGCATAATTGAAAACGCATGACGACTAAACAAAGTAGCTGGAAACAATTAAGTTAATGTATCTATTGTAAATTTGAATACTGAAACTGTTTTCAGCCAGTCCATGCCTGATCCCATTAAACCAaatttttgttgtatttacaaCTAGCTTGATGCATGATGACTTCTGCTCTATCCACAGAGTCATCTTCTACCCCCTCTGCAGTTTGACCCTATAGGCCTTGTACAATGTAGTGGTATTTTCATCTACCCCACCTCGAACACAGTTATTAATGCCTCAACTAAActgaacatgcacacaaacaaatagtTTTCTAGTGGCAGCAGGTATGGTTGCACACAGGAAATGGATCCTGCTGTACTGTCCCACTCTGCAGCCAGTGTAAGAGATGAATAGGGCTGCCTGCTGGCCAGGCACTACTCActactctccccccccccccccacccccccttctcCGATTCTTAACTCAGCACTTTTTCATCCAGAGGCTTTGGACAACACTGCACTTTGGTTACCGACCTGTTTCATTGTCAATGGATGCTTACTGAAgctgtttatttaacatttggCTTTTGAGGCCTGTGCTGTTGTAGTGTAAGTAAAGCAGGACATATTCCTgggttgaatttttttttctgtaaatcaaGAGTTTTTGCCCCGTTCCTGATTGAGTCAAACTGAGAGggatgtataaaaaaaacaaaaaacagcacaatgcaGATGGAGAATACAGTTAGTCAGCTATAAATCCTCGATATCTGAAATGATGGAAATACATGTCAATCCATATGATAGTGCCTAAGTTATCACCTCAAGGTAACAAATGCCCTCAGATTTAGTGAGGAAATCATTCTCTCCAAACCTTCAGTATCAGTCACAGTGTCCAGAAAGTCTTTGTTGGAGGTTTGCACTTGAACCATTTTTGAGTTACTTCTTTTAATGGAATGGTTTAAACAGCCTCTAATGGgaacaaaacagcaacatttctAAACCTCAAAGGTTACTCTCTTCATTCGTAATATAATTCTGTATCCTTTATTTCAGTATCACTGATGCGTCAACATTTTGACTTTGTGTCTCCAGGAAGGAATTCATTGATGGCTGCAGGGCCGTCAAAGCAGACAGCCTGGAAGGCATCTGCTCACGTTTCCCCTGCATGCTGTTGGATGCCCAGGGTGAGGAAAACTTCAAGGACCTCTACCGCTTCACCTTCCAGTTCGGCCTGGACGCCGATGAGGGACAACGGTCGCTGCAGCGCGACATTGCGATTGCCCTGTGGCGCCTAGTTTTCACCCAGGACACACCTGCGATCCTGGAGCGCTGGCTGGACTTCCTGGCAGAGAACCCCTCAGGTATTCGGGGCATCTCGAGGGACACGTGGAACATGTTCCTCAATTTCACCCAGGCCATCGGGCCCGATCTGAGCAACTACAGCGAGGACGAGGCCTGGCCCAGCCTCTTTGACACGTTCGTGGAATGGGAGCTGGAGCGcaggaaaaaagaggaggaacagGCACTGAAGGCGAGAGAGGACGAGGGGAGGTGTACTGAGACAGAGTGTTCCCCCACCACAGACAGACATGAAACAGAGGGAAGCCGCGGCTCACAGACGTGGGGAGGCCACTGACCAGGAAACATTCAATATTTTTAAGGGAGGGAAGGATGTGACCTACCTGTGAACTGTGCATCTGTGAATCATTGGATGAATATTAGTATTACAAGGACAGCTGTTCATTTGGCTCTCCTTTTCTGTCGGGTGGGATTCCTGCTTGCAAccttgtttttttggtttttgaaaGGGCTCTAAGAACTGTTATGTTTTAAGCACTTCTATTTAAgttattgttttactttttctcCTCCCATGAGTGTTTTTAGTAACTGGACATGTGGTCCATTTTAACATATACCTACCTACCATAACCCAGCAGTTAGCTCATTAAAGGCTTGGTTTCAATACAGGTGTCAAAAAGCCATAAACTTCCCCACATTTATCACATAGACAGTTAATTTTGAATAAGTAACACTGCTTATATTTTTTGTGCAAGGAACTAGTTGATAATAAATAAGAAGGTAAATTTGGCAGACCTGTGGACAAATAATTATCCATCTACAAAATACGAGATTCGTGTGTCATGGTCATGGAACTCGACTTGATTTAGCTAATGCCGATGGATTGTATGTTTTTATCTTGCAGTGCTGTGAATATTAATTGattgcacatacagtatattgccTTTACAACTGTTGGGCTGCAATATTGCAGTAATGGATTACAGTTCTGTCATAAGGGCATTCCATTTTTAGTTTACTACAAATTGtaatttgcattaaaaaaacattggttTCCACAGACCCACACTCTTCTGCGTTGAGTATTTGAGTGCTGCTCGTGCAGTTAGCACTTTA
The genomic region above belongs to Labrus bergylta chromosome 21, fLabBer1.1, whole genome shotgun sequence and contains:
- the dcun1d3 gene encoding DCN1-like protein 3, whose translation is MGQCVTKCKNPTSSLGSKSGDKESGSKSHHKKGGGGGHKDEPSAPCSKATSELSNGTKAPEVTVETPVIPAVMGEPRKDESLDGDGLSLSRIEELFCCYKDKHEDAILEEGMESFCNDLCVDPAEFRVLVLAWKFQAATMCKFTRKEFIDGCRAVKADSLEGICSRFPCMLLDAQGEENFKDLYRFTFQFGLDADEGQRSLQRDIAIALWRLVFTQDTPAILERWLDFLAENPSGIRGISRDTWNMFLNFTQAIGPDLSNYSEDEAWPSLFDTFVEWELERRKKEEEQALKAREDEGRCTETECSPTTDRHETEGSRGSQTWGGH